The genomic stretch GCATTAGCAATTCCTGTAAAAAAATTATGCATAAATGTAGAATTAGTTGATGAAAAAATTAAAGAAGATAGTCATGTTAGATATATAAAAGAAATTATTGAAAAAAAACATAATGTAGATAAAAAATATGTGAAAATAAATTCTAGCATACCTATAAGCAGTGGTATGGGGTCATCAGCAGCACTTGCTATAGAAATGGCAAAGAAATATAATGCTGATATAAGATATGTTGTTGACAAGGCTGAAATAAAAATGCACCAAAATCCTAGTGGTATAGATGCTAATGTAATATTAAATGAAAAAAGTATAATATTTCAAAAAAATAGAGAAAACATTGAAGTAGATAAATTAGGAGCATATTTAGTAATTTCCCATAGTGATGAGTATGGAGATACTAAAACTGCTGTTAACATGGTAAAAAAATTAAATAGAGATGATATAATAGAACAATTAGGTGAGATTACAAAAGATGGTATAAGGGCATACTATAAAAAAGACTTATATTCTTTGGGTCTAGCCTTTACTAAATCTCAAAAATGTTTAGAACAATTAAATTTAAGTACAAAAAGAATAGAAAAAATAATAGATAAAGCAAAATATGATAGTTTAGGTTCTAAAATAAGTGGTTCAGGCTTAGGTGGAGTGGTAATATCACTTTGCAAAAATAAGGCAAAAGCCAAAAAAGTAAAAAAGAAATTAAATAAAAGTGGAATAGATAAGGTTTGGGTAGTTAAAATATAAAGGTAATTTAATAACAATGAAAGGTATAAATTATGAACATAGCATATATGAATATTGCAATAATTAAATATTGGTGTAAAAATATGTTTAATCCATATTTAGTGCCCTTAGTTCCAAGTATTTCTTTGTTATCGACTACTATGTATACTAAAACTAAAATAAGTGCTAGTGTATCTGATACTTTTTATTTAAATGGAAAATTACAAGATGATATTGAAACTTCTAAAATTTTTTCTTTTGTAGATAAGGTAGTTAGTAATAGAACGAAACTTTGTATAGAAAGTTTTAATTCTATGCCAACAGCAGCAGGTTTAGCTTCTAGTGCTTCGGCATACAGTGCTTTAACTATGGAACTTAATAAATATTTTGATTTAGGTTTAACTGTTGACCAAATGTGTAAAATTGCTAGTATGGGGTCTGGTTCTGCTGCTAGAAGTTTTTTTTATATATCTGCTTTTGATGAAAATGGAGAAATATACCCTTTAAAAACAAATTTAGAATTTGGTATGAAAGCAATAATTATAAGTGATAAGAAAAAAAGTATTAGTAGTAGGGCTGCTATGGAAATTTCTAAAAATACTTCTAATATAATAGATATCTGGGTAGAAAAAAATAAAAAGTATTTTGTGGAAATGAAAAAGGCCTTACTTAATAATGATTTTGAATTAGTTGGGAAACTAATGCAAGAGAGCACTAAGTTGATGCATGAAGTAATGAAAACTTCAACACCTAGTATAAATTATTTAACAGATAAGAGTGTAGATTGTATAAAATATATAGAAAATTTACAATCCATTGGCTATAAAATATACTGGACAACAGATGCAGGGCCTAATGTGAAAGTTCTTTATTTAAAAAAAGATGAAGAAAAAATTTCTAAAATTTTAAATGAAAAATATAAAGGAGTAATCTTAAATGTTATATAAAGCCCCATCTAAAATATATTTGGCAGGAGAATATGCAGTTTTAAAACCTAATTCAGTAGCTGTTATTGCCTGTGTAGATAAATATACATATTTAGATTTAGAACCAAGTAATGTTGAAAAAGTAATAAGCAATATAGATGATAAACATAATTTATTGAAAAATGCTAGAAAAGTGGCTTTTGAATATATAGGAGAGTATAAGACATTTGCTTATACATATACAACTGATTTATATGATAAAAATATGAAATTAGGTTTAGGTTCATCTGCTAGTGTAGTTGTAGTAACTATAAAGGCTCTATTAGAACACTTTAATATTTCATACACTAAAAATACCTTATTTGAATTATCTGTTAAGGCCATGCTTTTATCGAATATGAAAGGTTCTATGGGAGATATAGCATGTATTTGTTATGAAACTTTAATAGAGTATAAAAGTATTTATAAAGATAGTTTTAAATACAGTATAAGACCTATAAACTTAGATAAAAATCTTGAAATAACATGCATTCATACAGGAGTAGAAGCGAGTACAAGTAAGCAGATATCTAAACTTGATATTGATAGTGATGAGTTTAATGAATTTTGCAAAATTTCTGATAAATATACAAATATGTAT from Oceanivirga salmonicida encodes the following:
- a CDS encoding mevalonate kinase family protein produces the protein MLYKAPSKIYLAGEYAVLKPNSVAVIACVDKYTYLDLEPSNVEKVISNIDDKHNLLKNARKVAFEYIGEYKTFAYTYTTDLYDKNMKLGLGSSASVVVVTIKALLEHFNISYTKNTLFELSVKAMLLSNMKGSMGDIACICYETLIEYKSIYKDSFKYSIRPINLDKNLEITCIHTGVEASTSKQISKLDIDSDEFNEFCKISDKYTNMYVKALETGNDKLLSLSIENLRKNLFELEKFSNITIHSEKIKEIINNNENCKTSGAGLGDFVVSVKLGEKNEKESTYEVCFRM
- a CDS encoding GHMP family kinase ATP-binding protein, with translation MSTCSKIILLGEHSVVYGKKALAIPVKKLCINVELVDEKIKEDSHVRYIKEIIEKKHNVDKKYVKINSSIPISSGMGSSAALAIEMAKKYNADIRYVVDKAEIKMHQNPSGIDANVILNEKSIIFQKNRENIEVDKLGAYLVISHSDEYGDTKTAVNMVKKLNRDDIIEQLGEITKDGIRAYYKKDLYSLGLAFTKSQKCLEQLNLSTKRIEKIIDKAKYDSLGSKISGSGLGGVVISLCKNKAKAKKVKKKLNKSGIDKVWVVKI
- the mvaD gene encoding diphosphomevalonate decarboxylase; the protein is MNIAYMNIAIIKYWCKNMFNPYLVPLVPSISLLSTTMYTKTKISASVSDTFYLNGKLQDDIETSKIFSFVDKVVSNRTKLCIESFNSMPTAAGLASSASAYSALTMELNKYFDLGLTVDQMCKIASMGSGSAARSFFYISAFDENGEIYPLKTNLEFGMKAIIISDKKKSISSRAAMEISKNTSNIIDIWVEKNKKYFVEMKKALLNNDFELVGKLMQESTKLMHEVMKTSTPSINYLTDKSVDCIKYIENLQSIGYKIYWTTDAGPNVKVLYLKKDEEKISKILNEKYKGVILNVI